A genomic segment from Thermoanaerobacterales bacterium encodes:
- a CDS encoding ABC transporter substrate-binding protein, whose amino-acid sequence MARKMLVVLMVLASITLIVAGCTGSLTGSVKEEDTPAAGEPAKEAFNWACSGQYRPFNFYDEKNNLTGFDVEIGRALCEKMGMEPKPVTAPWDSLINGLQAKRYDAILGSMTITEERKQQVDFSDPYYVSGAQLFVRKEETGIKSAADLKQDTKIGVLTNSTYDKEARKYSKNIVNYQSDETALRDLNAGRVDAVITDRFVGKLAIDETGLKNIEMVGDLLFVEEVGIAFRKGDDALREKVNAALKAIKDDGTYLKISNKYFGQDISK is encoded by the coding sequence GTGGCCAGAAAGATGCTAGTGGTCCTTATGGTGTTGGCTTCCATAACGCTTATCGTGGCGGGTTGCACCGGTTCCCTAACCGGTTCCGTAAAAGAGGAAGACACTCCGGCGGCGGGTGAACCGGCCAAGGAGGCCTTCAACTGGGCCTGCTCCGGGCAGTACCGGCCCTTTAACTTCTACGACGAGAAAAACAACCTGACCGGCTTCGATGTGGAGATCGGCAGGGCCCTTTGCGAAAAGATGGGAATGGAGCCCAAACCGGTGACGGCGCCCTGGGACAGCCTGATCAACGGCCTGCAGGCGAAACGCTACGACGCGATCCTCGGCAGCATGACGATCACCGAGGAGCGCAAGCAGCAGGTGGACTTTTCGGACCCCTACTACGTTTCGGGGGCCCAGCTTTTCGTCCGCAAGGAGGAAACGGGGATCAAGAGCGCGGCCGACTTGAAGCAGGATACGAAAATCGGTGTGCTCACCAACAGCACCTACGATAAGGAGGCCCGGAAATACTCCAAGAACATCGTCAACTACCAGAGCGACGAGACAGCGCTGCGTGACCTCAACGCCGGGCGTGTGGATGCGGTCATCACCGACCGCTTCGTAGGCAAACTGGCTATTGACGAGACCGGCCTGAAGAACATCGAAATGGTGGGGGATCTCCTGTTCGTCGAGGAAGTCGGTATCGCCTTCCGTAAGGGCGACGATGCCCTGCGGGAAAAGGTGAACGCCGCCTTGAAGGCCATCAAGGACGACGGGACCTACCTGAAGATCAGTAACAAGTACTTCGGGCAAGACATCAGTAAGTAA
- a CDS encoding amino acid ABC transporter permease produces MIKYAPYFLQALQVTLALTAASMAIGVAIGLFFAMLKISKRRVLNLFADFYIGIIRGTPLIVQIFFVYYGLVEIVDFGQFWSASIALAVHSGAYIAEIFRAGIQSINRGQMEAARSLGMSYALAMRRIILPQAFRRVVPPLGNQFIIGLKDSSLASFIAMDELFHIAQRFAASTFRSMEFYVMGGLYYLALVIIFTLMVNALERRLQVDKA; encoded by the coding sequence CTGATCAAATACGCACCATATTTCCTGCAGGCCTTACAGGTCACCCTGGCCTTGACCGCGGCCTCAATGGCCATTGGTGTGGCCATCGGCCTCTTTTTCGCTATGCTTAAGATTTCCAAACGACGGGTCTTAAACCTCTTTGCCGACTTTTATATCGGCATCATCAGGGGGACCCCACTGATTGTCCAGATTTTCTTCGTCTATTACGGCCTGGTTGAGATTGTCGACTTCGGGCAGTTCTGGTCGGCATCCATCGCGCTCGCCGTACACAGCGGCGCATACATCGCGGAGATCTTCCGCGCCGGCATCCAGTCCATCAACCGCGGCCAGATGGAGGCCGCCCGTTCCCTGGGCATGAGTTACGCGCTCGCCATGCGGCGCATTATCCTGCCCCAGGCCTTCAGGCGCGTCGTTCCGCCCCTGGGGAACCAGTTCATTATCGGGCTCAAGGATTCATCCCTGGCTTCTTTCATCGCCATGGATGAGCTGTTTCACATCGCCCAGCGGTTTGCGGCCTCAACCTTCCGGTCGATGGAGTTCTATGTCATGGGAGGCCTGTACTACCTGGCGCTGGTCATTATCTTCACCCTGATGGTCAACGCCCTGGAGCGGCGGCTGCAGGTGGATAAGGCATAA
- a CDS encoding DUF4013 domain-containing protein has product MTGRWYVTITKARTLAAIERREKMLVERAFKMPFAFRGLGRLVLGAVLGVVPVVNLVSLGYAAEVMERGVRGQSDLPSWSEPGAKFARGLGWMLVIVAYLGIPALVTTFGGLWGTVAATTSASGLNPFALAGLGGNLLWAVGLAMALGFVLPMALAHYAATGDIAAAFRLGTLIRHIVRNPAGYLGAYVSAIFLFFAVSLLAHLPTVGPPLVVLGAFYSTVILAAVFGGVYHRAQVAARRI; this is encoded by the coding sequence ATGACCGGCCGATGGTACGTAACAATTACCAAGGCCAGGACCCTGGCGGCCATCGAAAGGAGGGAGAAGATGCTTGTTGAGAGGGCGTTCAAAATGCCCTTCGCGTTTCGGGGACTGGGACGGCTTGTACTGGGCGCCGTCCTGGGAGTCGTACCCGTTGTCAACCTTGTCAGCCTGGGCTACGCCGCCGAAGTCATGGAACGGGGGGTGAGGGGGCAGTCCGACCTGCCATCCTGGTCCGAGCCCGGCGCCAAGTTCGCCCGGGGACTGGGGTGGATGCTGGTTATCGTGGCCTACCTCGGGATTCCGGCGCTGGTCACGACCTTCGGCGGCCTCTGGGGAACCGTGGCCGCCACCACCTCCGCGTCCGGCCTGAACCCGTTCGCACTGGCCGGCCTGGGCGGGAACCTTCTCTGGGCGGTCGGGCTGGCCATGGCCCTGGGTTTTGTACTCCCCATGGCCCTGGCCCATTACGCTGCAACCGGGGACATCGCCGCCGCCTTTCGCCTGGGAACATTGATCCGCCACATCGTGCGCAACCCCGCCGGCTACCTTGGAGCGTACGTGTCCGCCATTTTTCTCTTTTTCGCTGTTTCCCTGCTCGCGCATTTGCCCACGGTCGGCCCGCCACTGGTGGTCCTCGGCGCCTTCTACAGCACCGTCATCCTGGCCGCCGTGTTCGGCGGGGTCTACCACCGGGCCCAGGTGGCCGCCAGACGCATTTAA
- a CDS encoding mechanosensitive ion channel family protein, whose protein sequence is MLNHLTTLLANLSPALVLDRGARVLLILFGGWLLLNLGGRIIRRAFAVARVEPGKRETLVTLVSSLVRYLVYAVAALLLIKVFVPDFDLAPILAGAGVLGLAVGFGAQSLIKDVVTGFFINFEDQLHVGDYVQLNDGVTGTVEEVGLRMTTIREWGGQKYYIANSEIRTVRNYNRRELRAIVAATFPFEEDPRRVHELLDEVCAVIRERHADGLLRDENGEFVEPPQVYGVTDISRDERGGEFTIIAKTTPEAYWAVQRAIREEIWVRARERGIALAYPRRVLEDRCIKPSGRRQNEDG, encoded by the coding sequence GTGCTGAACCACCTTACCACTCTTCTGGCTAATCTGAGCCCCGCCCTGGTCCTGGACCGGGGGGCGCGGGTCCTCCTGATCCTCTTCGGCGGCTGGCTGCTCCTGAACCTTGGGGGCCGGATTATCAGGCGCGCCTTCGCCGTGGCGCGGGTGGAGCCCGGCAAACGGGAGACATTGGTGACCCTGGTCAGCTCCCTGGTCCGGTACCTGGTCTATGCCGTGGCCGCCCTGCTCTTGATCAAGGTTTTCGTGCCGGACTTTGACCTGGCCCCCATCCTCGCCGGCGCGGGGGTCCTGGGCCTGGCGGTGGGGTTCGGGGCCCAGAGCCTCATTAAGGATGTCGTCACCGGCTTTTTCATTAACTTCGAAGACCAGCTACACGTCGGTGATTACGTGCAACTGAACGACGGCGTGACCGGCACGGTCGAGGAAGTGGGTCTACGGATGACGACCATCAGGGAGTGGGGCGGTCAGAAGTACTACATCGCCAACTCGGAGATCCGTACGGTGCGCAACTACAACCGGCGGGAACTGCGGGCCATCGTCGCCGCGACCTTCCCCTTTGAAGAGGATCCCCGGCGGGTGCACGAGCTTCTGGACGAAGTCTGCGCCGTCATCCGCGAGCGCCATGCCGACGGTCTCCTGCGCGACGAAAACGGGGAATTCGTTGAACCGCCGCAGGTCTACGGGGTGACGGATATAAGCCGGGATGAGCGCGGCGGTGAGTTCACGATAATCGCCAAGACCACCCCGGAAGCCTATTGGGCGGTACAGCGGGCGATCCGGGAAGAGATCTGGGTGCGCGCCCGCGAAAGGGGGATCGCTCTCGCCTATCCTCGCCGGGTGCTTGAGGACCGTTGCATAAAACCCTCGGGGCGCAGGCAGAATGAGGATGGGTGA
- a CDS encoding NAD(P)H-dependent oxidoreductase subunit E: MAEGKRGKASPAEMRYRALDKFIERYGSRPGGLVRVLQKAQDLFGYLTPEVQVYVADRMCLPIGHVNGVATFYAGFVTAPRGRYTISVCRGTACYVKGAQDIFERFKELLGVDDDGTTADGLFTLRSTRCLGACGLSPVITVNEDVHGNLTADMITPLLDRYRREAEEGEREGVVTDVPHQPDRPGRDPRATPPPY, encoded by the coding sequence ATGGCCGAGGGTAAAAGGGGAAAAGCCTCCCCCGCGGAGATGCGGTACCGCGCCCTGGACAAGTTCATCGAGCGCTACGGTTCCCGTCCGGGAGGCCTGGTACGTGTACTGCAGAAGGCGCAAGACCTCTTCGGTTACCTGACCCCCGAGGTGCAGGTATATGTCGCCGACCGGATGTGCCTGCCCATTGGTCACGTCAACGGCGTGGCCACTTTTTATGCCGGTTTTGTCACCGCCCCCCGGGGAAGGTATACGATCAGCGTCTGTCGGGGAACGGCTTGTTACGTCAAGGGTGCCCAGGACATCTTTGAGCGGTTTAAGGAACTGCTGGGGGTCGATGACGACGGCACCACGGCGGACGGTCTCTTCACCCTGCGCTCCACGCGATGCCTCGGGGCGTGCGGCCTGTCCCCGGTAATCACGGTCAACGAGGATGTTCACGGCAACCTCACCGCCGACATGATCACTCCCCTTCTGGACCGCTACCGGCGGGAGGCCGAGGAAGGCGAGCGAGAGGGGGTGGTGACCGATGTCCCTCACCAGCCTGACCGACCTGGAAGGGATCCGCGCGCGACACCTCCCCCGTATTGA
- a CDS encoding NADH-ubiquinone oxidoreductase-F iron-sulfur binding region domain-containing protein produces MSLTSLTDLEGIRARHLPRIEERLRPGELARPSQVLVCTGTGCASSGSVEIYNALRQEVRERGLDVTVTRTGCFGFCGAGPIVVVHPGAVLYCGVKEDQVRHLAERHLEKGRVVPELLYREGETARSFLFEVPFFARQHRVVLENSGLIDPEDIEEYIARDGYFALAHVLSGMTPEEVTRTVSASGLRGRGGAGFPTGRKWAFAAVEPGPKKYIVCNADEGDPGAFMDRSILEGNPHAVLEGMAIAAYAVGADEGFVYARIEYPLAVKRLEIAIRQARKLGLLGKDILGSEFSFDVDIALGAGAFVCGEETALLNSAMGLRGEPRVRPPFPAQAGLYGKPTVINNVETLANVPAIIRRGAAWYAAMGTERSKGTKIFSLAGKIRNTGLVEVPMGMPLGSLVYDIGGGPPPGRRIKAVQTGGPSGGAVPADRLDVPIDYESFRELGTIVGSGGLIVLDDRDCMVDLAKFYMQFARDESCGRCTPCRVGTAQMVEILERITAGAGTLEDLDELDALAGDVQEASLCGLGQTAANPVLSTLRYFRGEYLAHIKDHYCPAGVCNLRVH; encoded by the coding sequence ATGTCCCTCACCAGCCTGACCGACCTGGAAGGGATCCGCGCGCGACACCTCCCCCGTATTGAGGAACGGCTGCGGCCGGGAGAGCTTGCCCGGCCGTCCCAGGTCCTGGTCTGCACCGGTACCGGTTGCGCTTCTTCGGGCAGTGTGGAGATCTACAACGCCCTGCGGCAAGAGGTCCGGGAGCGCGGCCTGGACGTCACGGTCACGCGCACCGGCTGTTTCGGTTTTTGCGGGGCGGGGCCGATCGTGGTCGTCCACCCCGGCGCGGTGCTTTATTGCGGGGTGAAGGAGGACCAGGTCCGGCACCTGGCGGAACGGCACCTGGAGAAGGGCCGGGTGGTGCCCGAGCTGCTTTACAGGGAGGGGGAGACGGCCAGGAGCTTCCTTTTCGAGGTGCCGTTCTTCGCCCGGCAGCACCGGGTGGTGCTGGAGAACTCCGGTCTGATCGACCCCGAGGACATCGAGGAATACATCGCCCGCGACGGTTACTTCGCCCTGGCCCACGTCCTGTCCGGCATGACTCCGGAAGAGGTCACGCGGACCGTGTCCGCCTCCGGGCTGCGGGGACGGGGCGGGGCCGGCTTCCCCACCGGGCGGAAATGGGCCTTCGCCGCGGTCGAGCCCGGGCCCAAAAAGTATATCGTCTGCAACGCTGACGAGGGGGATCCGGGCGCCTTCATGGACCGCAGCATCCTGGAAGGAAACCCGCACGCCGTCCTGGAGGGGATGGCCATCGCCGCCTACGCCGTCGGCGCGGACGAGGGGTTCGTCTACGCCCGTATCGAGTACCCTTTGGCCGTCAAGCGGCTGGAGATCGCCATCCGCCAGGCGCGAAAGCTGGGTCTTTTGGGCAAGGACATCCTCGGTTCGGAATTCTCCTTTGACGTCGACATCGCGCTGGGGGCGGGGGCCTTCGTCTGCGGCGAGGAAACGGCCCTCTTAAACTCTGCCATGGGCCTGCGGGGCGAGCCCCGGGTGCGCCCCCCGTTCCCGGCGCAGGCCGGGCTTTACGGCAAGCCGACGGTGATTAACAACGTTGAAACCCTGGCCAACGTACCGGCCATCATCCGCCGCGGCGCCGCCTGGTACGCCGCCATGGGCACGGAGCGCAGCAAGGGGACCAAGATCTTCTCCCTGGCCGGGAAAATCCGGAACACCGGCCTGGTTGAGGTGCCGATGGGGATGCCCCTGGGTTCCCTGGTCTACGACATCGGCGGCGGGCCTCCGCCCGGCCGCAGGATTAAGGCCGTCCAGACCGGCGGCCCGTCCGGGGGGGCGGTGCCGGCCGACCGGCTGGATGTCCCGATTGACTACGAATCATTCCGTGAACTCGGTACGATCGTCGGATCCGGCGGCTTGATCGTCCTCGATGACCGTGACTGCATGGTTGACCTGGCGAAGTTCTACATGCAGTTCGCCCGGGACGAGTCCTGCGGCCGCTGCACCCCTTGCCGAGTGGGAACGGCCCAGATGGTCGAGATCCTGGAACGGATCACGGCCGGCGCGGGGACACTGGAGGACCTGGACGAACTGGATGCGCTGGCCGGGGACGTCCAGGAAGCCTCGCTCTGCGGGCTGGGGCAAACGGCCGCCAACCCGGTCCTTTCCACGCTCCGGTACTTCCGGGGCGAGTACCTGGCCCACATCAAGGATCATTATTGCCCCGCAGGCGTCTGCAACCTGCGGGTGCATTGA
- a CDS encoding DsrE/DsrF/DrsH-like family protein, protein MAEAAKETKKVLLICSRNTLDGVYPPLILGLQGVRAGAETAVFFTFNGLDVIRRGGIKKVKYYMPGLLGAVPGMAALATRMMLSMAEKKANVPPPAELLEMARLEGVRFYGCLMTMQMMGVTKDDLIEGVEVIDAAGYMRMALDADVELFI, encoded by the coding sequence ATGGCTGAAGCGGCCAAGGAGACCAAGAAGGTGCTTCTAATCTGTTCCCGCAACACCCTCGACGGGGTCTATCCACCGCTTATCCTGGGCCTCCAGGGGGTCCGGGCCGGGGCTGAAACGGCGGTCTTTTTCACATTTAACGGCCTGGACGTTATCCGCAGGGGCGGGATAAAGAAAGTTAAGTACTACATGCCGGGTCTCCTCGGGGCGGTCCCGGGCATGGCGGCCCTGGCGACGCGGATGATGCTCAGCATGGCGGAGAAGAAGGCCAATGTGCCGCCGCCGGCCGAGCTGCTGGAAATGGCCCGGCTGGAAGGGGTCAGGTTCTACGGCTGCCTTATGACCATGCAGATGATGGGGGTGACGAAGGACGACCTCATCGAAGGCGTGGAGGTCATCGACGCCGCCGGCTACATGCGGATGGCGCTGGATGCCGACGTCGAGCTATTCATTTAG
- a CDS encoding metalloregulator ArsR/SmtB family transcription factor, which yields MSGEDIRRYRRDADLLKALAHPARLCILHGLLREDACRVGRIRECLGLPQSTVSQHLAVLRAHGIVDGERQGTAVCYRVADRRVRRLAEALWGGEDAAEGKAPPPAK from the coding sequence GTGAGCGGGGAAGACATTCGGCGTTACCGCAGGGACGCGGATCTGCTCAAGGCCCTGGCCCACCCGGCGCGCCTCTGCATCCTGCATGGGCTTCTCAGGGAGGACGCCTGCCGGGTCGGCCGGATCAGGGAATGCCTGGGCCTGCCGCAGTCCACGGTTTCCCAGCACCTGGCCGTCCTGCGCGCCCACGGGATTGTAGATGGGGAGCGCCAGGGGACCGCGGTCTGCTACCGGGTCGCCGACCGGCGGGTCCGCCGCCTGGCGGAGGCCCTTTGGGGCGGGGAGGACGCCGCGGAAGGAAAGGCGCCGCCGCCGGCGAAATAA
- a CDS encoding cation diffusion facilitator family transporter, with translation MTHNSESAIKAALVANGAIAVIKLVAAIFSGSSAMAAEFKHSVADWANSFFLLYGVRSANRPRDQHYNFGYGKRVFFFSFLAALGMITIGGALSIYGGVSKILHPEPLVYVALNLGVLGASILFESYSLTMALKALCAEAGVAASGPALLVKGARALVRATPSTRFIFFEDSIALLGLLIAAAAVLLVHFTGQVWFDGAASIIIGLILFYVGINLAKDNADIITGESIGPEMTRAIGDFVMEMAGVTDIHALRTMAIGPNAYLLEIIIEANGELPLETSDDLGFTVKKEIKKRFPQIKHASVTVMADNRNRNWPTAFCAALPEDAAAGTCPVDAPKGRPAGTE, from the coding sequence TTGACCCATAACAGCGAGTCGGCGATTAAGGCCGCCCTGGTTGCCAACGGCGCCATCGCGGTGATCAAACTGGTCGCGGCGATCTTCAGCGGCTCAAGCGCCATGGCCGCCGAGTTCAAACACTCCGTCGCCGACTGGGCGAACAGCTTCTTTCTTCTGTACGGGGTCCGGAGCGCGAACCGTCCCCGGGACCAGCATTACAACTTCGGTTACGGTAAGCGGGTCTTCTTCTTTTCTTTCCTGGCGGCCCTGGGGATGATCACGATCGGCGGTGCCCTTTCCATTTACGGCGGCGTCAGCAAGATCCTGCATCCCGAGCCGCTGGTGTATGTCGCCCTTAACCTGGGTGTTCTCGGCGCCAGCATCCTTTTTGAAAGCTATTCGCTCACCATGGCTTTGAAGGCCCTTTGCGCCGAGGCCGGGGTCGCCGCTTCGGGGCCGGCCCTGCTGGTCAAGGGGGCCCGCGCCCTGGTACGGGCCACCCCGTCGACCCGCTTCATCTTTTTCGAGGACTCCATCGCCCTCCTGGGCCTGTTAATCGCCGCCGCCGCTGTGCTCCTGGTGCACTTCACCGGACAGGTCTGGTTTGACGGCGCGGCCTCGATTATCATCGGCCTGATCCTCTTCTACGTGGGGATCAACCTGGCCAAAGACAACGCCGACATCATCACGGGGGAGTCCATCGGACCCGAGATGACCCGTGCCATTGGCGACTTTGTGATGGAGATGGCCGGGGTCACTGACATCCATGCCCTGCGCACCATGGCCATCGGCCCCAACGCCTACCTGTTGGAGATCATCATCGAGGCCAACGGGGAACTGCCCCTGGAAACCTCCGATGACCTCGGGTTTACGGTGAAGAAGGAGATCAAGAAACGGTTCCCCCAGATCAAGCATGCCTCGGTGACGGTGATGGCCGACAACCGCAACCGGAACTGGCCGACGGCTTTCTGCGCCGCCCTGCCGGAGGATGCGGCCGCGGGGACCTGTCCGGTGGATGCTCCCAAGGGACGCCCGGCCGGTACGGAGTAG
- a CDS encoding PilZ domain-containing protein gives MGTKDVITEKRRVWLQTSFQAALPAVVTAVEEDVFWTTLPREAGQVLVLQENDRVRMGVSLNDGFYTAETEVKAVGDGGDKFYGLAKPAELVRTQHRQFMRLSTVTDALFTAGELQARTVLVNVSAGGLMVYLVPDLQRIIQSGGKMRVKFSVDNAAFDLPVHNVWQKSYDHVPFAGFQFLQIPPALRLKMAELCLLKQPQGQ, from the coding sequence ATGGGAACGAAAGATGTCATCACCGAGAAACGCCGGGTCTGGCTGCAGACATCCTTCCAGGCGGCCCTGCCGGCGGTTGTCACCGCCGTGGAAGAAGACGTCTTCTGGACCACCCTTCCCCGGGAAGCGGGCCAGGTCCTGGTCCTGCAGGAGAACGACAGGGTGAGGATGGGCGTCTCCCTGAACGACGGCTTTTACACCGCCGAGACCGAGGTGAAGGCGGTGGGGGACGGCGGGGATAAGTTTTACGGCCTCGCCAAACCGGCAGAGCTGGTTCGGACGCAGCACCGGCAGTTTATGCGCCTGTCGACCGTAACCGACGCCCTCTTCACCGCCGGGGAACTGCAGGCGCGGACCGTGCTGGTCAACGTCTCGGCGGGGGGGCTGATGGTCTATCTGGTCCCCGACCTGCAAAGGATCATCCAGTCCGGCGGGAAGATGCGCGTCAAATTCAGTGTGGACAACGCCGCCTTCGACCTCCCGGTGCACAACGTATGGCAGAAGAGCTACGATCATGTCCCCTTCGCCGGCTTTCAGTTCCTGCAGATCCCGCCCGCCTTGCGGTTGAAAATGGCCGAGCTGTGTCTCCTGAAGCAGCCCCAGGGCCAGTAG
- a CDS encoding DUF294 nucleotidyltransferase-like domain-containing protein, with product MAVNVTVQEVLRRLAPFQTLDQAFLDEVSGEMYFKTYAEGEYVFRQGSPSLGVLFIVVEGLAEVSVTNERGAENVVGYRRLNDFFGETVILSGGTYSGSVLAKEPLTCLLIPRSAFEKLIYHDPNAAVYFSRGVIDRMRALYEEIVAEQSYEAYGRSDATLFRRQVGEVMSSPVITCRPSDPVMGVARVMSESNISAIVVIDDIGQPVGLITEKDLVAKAVATCLDVAHSPAGEVMNRNLVTLTPQAFLHQALLAVIKQGVKHLAVVDRGMLVGIVTLVDLVKARSTGTLWVAHRIEAQHSLAGLEETGREVDLLLSALVAEKAPVPALFEIMSELHDRLTRQVIALCEQEMVDEGYGPPPQPYCWLSLGSAGRREQTLRTDQDNAVVYADPPPDQAAAAADYFHRLGEKVVEGLARTGFTKCKGDTTASNPKWCRPLGDWCRVLDDWIRRVDPSGVRMLTIFLDFRHVYGEAALAQALWKQVFRSFQEPTPASHLLTQDEVRYKAPLGLRGSFITEKSGPHRDEINLKSSAAVHIVNCIRIFAIKHGITKTSTLGRLQELVAQDVIDREDAEFIQASYETIMMFRIRENLRKYQQGLEPDDYINPHRLSKREQAALREALSVIGRLQKLTASHFNEFWRDYLTT from the coding sequence GTGGCCGTCAATGTAACCGTCCAGGAGGTCCTGCGGCGCCTGGCCCCGTTTCAAACGCTGGACCAGGCATTCCTCGACGAGGTCAGCGGCGAAATGTACTTTAAGACCTACGCCGAAGGGGAGTATGTCTTCCGGCAGGGGTCGCCGAGCCTGGGCGTCCTCTTCATCGTCGTGGAAGGCCTGGCGGAGGTCTCGGTAACCAACGAGCGCGGCGCGGAAAACGTAGTCGGCTACCGCCGGCTGAACGACTTCTTCGGGGAAACCGTCATCCTCTCCGGGGGAACATACTCCGGCTCGGTCCTGGCGAAGGAGCCTCTAACCTGCCTGTTGATTCCCCGCAGCGCCTTCGAGAAGCTGATCTACCACGATCCAAACGCGGCCGTCTATTTCAGCCGGGGTGTCATCGACCGCATGCGGGCGCTTTACGAGGAGATCGTGGCCGAGCAGTCGTACGAGGCCTACGGGCGCTCGGACGCGACCCTTTTCCGGCGGCAGGTCGGGGAAGTGATGTCCAGCCCGGTCATCACCTGCCGTCCATCGGATCCGGTGATGGGCGTCGCCCGGGTGATGAGCGAGAGCAACATCAGCGCCATCGTCGTTATCGACGATATCGGCCAGCCGGTCGGCCTGATCACGGAGAAGGACCTCGTCGCCAAGGCGGTGGCCACGTGCCTTGACGTCGCACACTCCCCCGCCGGGGAGGTCATGAACCGCAACCTGGTGACCCTGACGCCGCAGGCTTTTCTCCACCAGGCTCTGCTCGCCGTGATCAAGCAGGGCGTGAAACATCTGGCGGTCGTCGACCGGGGAATGCTCGTGGGCATCGTCACCCTCGTCGACCTGGTCAAGGCGCGCAGCACCGGCACGCTCTGGGTGGCTCACCGCATTGAGGCCCAGCACAGCCTGGCCGGCCTGGAGGAAACGGGCCGCGAGGTCGACCTTCTCCTGAGCGCGCTCGTCGCGGAAAAGGCGCCCGTACCCGCCCTGTTTGAGATCATGTCCGAGCTGCACGACCGCCTGACGCGACAGGTCATCGCCCTCTGCGAGCAGGAGATGGTTGACGAGGGCTACGGCCCGCCTCCTCAGCCTTACTGCTGGCTCAGCCTCGGAAGCGCCGGGCGGCGCGAGCAGACCCTGCGGACCGACCAGGACAACGCCGTCGTCTACGCCGACCCGCCGCCGGACCAGGCCGCGGCCGCCGCCGACTACTTCCACCGCCTGGGGGAAAAGGTCGTCGAAGGACTGGCACGCACCGGCTTTACGAAGTGCAAAGGGGATACAACGGCCTCCAACCCCAAGTGGTGCCGTCCGCTCGGGGATTGGTGCCGCGTGCTGGACGACTGGATCCGCCGGGTGGACCCCTCCGGCGTGCGGATGCTGACCATCTTCCTGGACTTTCGCCACGTATACGGCGAAGCCGCCCTGGCACAGGCGCTGTGGAAACAGGTTTTCCGGTCTTTCCAGGAGCCGACGCCGGCATCCCATCTCCTTACCCAGGACGAGGTCCGTTACAAGGCGCCGCTCGGGCTCCGTGGCAGTTTCATCACCGAAAAATCCGGCCCGCACCGGGACGAAATCAACCTCAAGAGTTCGGCCGCGGTGCACATCGTCAATTGCATCCGGATCTTCGCCATTAAGCACGGGATCACCAAAACATCCACCCTGGGCCGGCTGCAGGAACTGGTCGCTCAGGACGTCATCGACCGGGAGGACGCCGAGTTTATCCAGGCTTCCTACGAGACGATCATGATGTTCCGCATCCGGGAGAACCTGCGGAAATACCAGCAGGGGCTGGAGCCCGACGACTATATCAACCCCCACCGCCTCAGCAAGCGCGAGCAGGCCGCCCTCCGCGAGGCCCTTTCGGTCATCGGCCGCCTGCAAAAGCTGACCGCCAGCCACTTCAACGAGTTCTGGCGTGATTATCTCACTACATAA
- a CDS encoding MoaD/ThiS family protein: MMNPIEVRAFGDLQGLFNERGWPFPLLVNLPEPMTAEELAIKLNIPLDKIEAVFLNGRAVGVDHPIQAGDRVAFVPPGTPGPYRLLLGFTART, from the coding sequence ATGATGAACCCTATCGAAGTGCGGGCCTTTGGTGACTTACAGGGACTATTCAATGAAAGAGGCTGGCCTTTTCCGTTACTGGTGAACCTGCCGGAGCCGATGACGGCGGAGGAACTCGCCATAAAACTAAACATACCTCTCGACAAGATCGAGGCCGTCTTTCTCAACGGAAGGGCCGTGGGCGTAGATCATCCGATCCAGGCCGGTGACCGGGTGGCCTTCGTGCCGCCGGGCACTCCGGGGCCCTACCGCCTGCTCCTGGGGTTTACGGCCCGGACCTAA